A genome region from Schlesneria paludicola DSM 18645 includes the following:
- a CDS encoding TetR/AcrR family transcriptional regulator, with protein sequence MGTMTRKQREVREREQLLLQIARKMLIEQGYAGLSMDQLAEAAEYSKGTIYQHFESKEDLVTALAIESMERRVELFLRAEQFAGRPRERMLAIGVADELFSRLEVQHYQSEFIIKLANLRDRASTQRQQVLEQLENTCFGCVVRIVESGIESGDLPRVTNARELVYSVFTMALGTHMTSLHFCPMLAEFQISDPQRVLLQGIHILLDGSEWQPKRLEWDYAKTYQRIQQEIFSQEVSSLTTNAPH encoded by the coding sequence ATGGGTACGATGACGCGCAAACAACGTGAGGTTCGTGAACGGGAGCAGCTTCTGCTGCAGATTGCCCGGAAAATGTTGATTGAACAAGGCTATGCTGGCCTTAGCATGGATCAACTTGCCGAAGCGGCAGAGTATTCCAAAGGGACGATCTATCAACACTTTGAGTCGAAAGAGGATCTCGTTACGGCGCTGGCGATCGAAAGCATGGAGCGGCGGGTTGAGCTCTTCCTGCGCGCTGAGCAATTCGCGGGTCGACCACGTGAGCGGATGCTCGCGATTGGCGTTGCCGACGAGCTTTTCAGTCGGCTCGAGGTTCAACACTATCAGTCTGAGTTCATCATCAAATTAGCGAACTTGCGAGATCGGGCATCAACGCAGCGTCAGCAAGTTCTTGAACAGCTTGAGAATACTTGTTTTGGTTGTGTGGTTCGAATTGTCGAATCAGGAATCGAAAGTGGCGATCTGCCGCGTGTTACCAACGCCCGAGAGCTGGTTTATTCCGTTTTCACCATGGCACTTGGGACACATATGACGTCCCTTCATTTCTGTCCGATGCTGGCGGAGTTTCAGATTTCTGATCCGCAACGGGTGCTGCTGCAAGGAATTCATATCCTGCTCGACGGTTCCGAATGGCAGCCCAAACGATTGGAATGGGATTATGCGAAGACGTATCAGCGAATCCAACAAGAGATTTTCAGTCAGGAAGTGAGCAGTCTGACGACGAATGCCCCTCATTAG
- the pyk gene encoding pyruvate kinase — protein sequence MDLWQRKYAEGPLVKTKIVATVGPASASHEKLTELVLAGVDVFRLNFAHGTYDWFDQVVGWIRQVSEELKQPIAILADLAGPKIRLGELPPEGVRCRHGSRVEFVRKQAPGHEDQFTCTYEQLIDDLRPGDRVLLADGSVSLLVVEQDVAAGRVVCEVVQPGLVRSRQGVNLPGAILSTPSVTEKDRQDLQWVLDHGLDYVGLSFVRSAEDIRLLKKLIAAHPTTTPPWIVAKIEKPEAINQLEQIVIETDAVMVARGDLGVEADIFRVPALQKQIIRMCNEHRTPVITATQMLDSMQKSEIPTRAEASDVFNAVLDGTDAVMLSGETAAGDYPVEAVAMMSRIAREAERMLQPREPESDSRSNRTRATAITEAVTHGAGTAVAHLNADLIVAATRGGKTAMAISKQRPHVPIMGLTDRPEVARRMCLFWGVTPIETLAVAKPPRELLDYVERKGRERNMLDSGSKLVLVGSSDWTLEWHDMLLVHVIP from the coding sequence ATGGATCTCTGGCAACGTAAGTATGCGGAAGGACCGCTGGTAAAAACCAAGATTGTGGCCACTGTCGGACCGGCTTCCGCTTCTCATGAGAAACTGACTGAACTGGTCCTCGCCGGCGTCGATGTCTTCCGCCTGAATTTCGCTCATGGGACGTATGACTGGTTTGACCAAGTCGTGGGATGGATCCGTCAGGTTTCGGAAGAATTGAAGCAGCCGATTGCCATCTTGGCGGATCTGGCGGGACCAAAGATCCGTTTGGGCGAGCTGCCACCAGAGGGCGTCAGATGTCGACACGGATCAAGAGTGGAATTCGTCCGGAAGCAAGCCCCTGGGCATGAGGATCAATTCACGTGCACCTACGAACAATTGATCGATGACCTGCGTCCTGGAGATCGAGTTCTGCTCGCCGACGGGTCCGTATCCTTGCTTGTCGTGGAACAAGATGTAGCAGCTGGCCGAGTCGTTTGTGAGGTCGTCCAGCCGGGGCTGGTGAGAAGTCGACAGGGAGTGAATTTGCCAGGTGCGATTCTGAGTACTCCTAGTGTCACCGAGAAGGACCGCCAGGACCTGCAGTGGGTGCTCGACCATGGATTGGATTATGTCGGCCTGAGTTTTGTGCGCAGTGCGGAAGATATCCGATTGCTGAAAAAGCTGATCGCAGCGCACCCCACGACAACACCCCCATGGATTGTCGCGAAAATCGAAAAGCCCGAGGCCATCAATCAGCTAGAACAGATCGTGATTGAAACAGATGCCGTGATGGTGGCGCGCGGCGATCTGGGTGTCGAAGCCGATATTTTTCGAGTCCCAGCCCTACAAAAACAGATTATCCGGATGTGTAACGAGCATCGGACGCCTGTCATCACGGCCACGCAAATGCTGGACTCGATGCAAAAGAGTGAGATCCCGACTCGAGCCGAAGCCAGTGATGTTTTTAATGCGGTGCTCGACGGAACCGACGCGGTGATGTTGTCCGGGGAAACCGCGGCGGGCGACTATCCTGTCGAAGCCGTCGCGATGATGAGCCGCATCGCGCGTGAAGCCGAACGCATGTTGCAACCGCGCGAACCTGAAAGCGATTCTCGCAGCAATCGAACCCGGGCCACCGCCATCACAGAAGCAGTGACACACGGCGCGGGAACGGCCGTCGCGCACTTAAACGCCGATTTGATTGTCGCAGCAACACGCGGTGGCAAGACCGCGATGGCAATTTCCAAGCAGCGGCCACACGTTCCGATTATGGGACTGACTGATCGCCCGGAAGTGGCACGCCGCATGTGTCTGTTCTGGGGTGTGACACCCATCGAAACGTTGGCCGTTGCCAAGCCACCACGCGAATTGCTGGATTATGTCGAGCGCAAAGGACGCGAACGCAACATGCTGGATTCCGGCAGCAAACTGGTTCTCGTCGGCAGCTCAGACTGGACACTGGAATGGCACGATATGCTGCTCGTGCATGTGATTCCTTAG
- the polX gene encoding DNA polymerase/3'-5' exonuclease PolX, whose protein sequence is MQNQHIAALFNEVADLLEIQGANSFRVRAYRNGARTLENLSQSVAELVAAPGGGLETLDGIGKDLASKIAVVLQTGQLPQLEELRQQVPAGVVEMLRIPGLGPKKVAALFHELTITSLEQLKIACEAGKVAELKGFGKKTEKSILEGLPHALEAGKRFLISVARASADEIVADLKQLPTVSQVSVAGSCRRRKETCGDLDILATADDSTVVMDRLAAHPLVEKVLARGETKERVRLHTGIELDLRVVPIESYGAAMQYFTGSKEHNIVIRKRAIERGLKVNEYGVFRGDEYVAGKTEEDVYAAVGLPVIPPELRENRGEIEAAEAGTLPKLIEVADIQGDLHMHTTASDGKGTIREMAEAARARGLKYIAITDHSKRVSMANGLDATRLRQHWDEIRKVRNEVSGIEILCGIECDILEDATLDLDDEVLSEADWVIAVLHYGLKQPREQIMLRLLNAIRNPNVHAIGHPTGRMLTNRQPADIDFTTFFKAAADHGVMLEINASPERLDLDDVHAAAAKTHGIPIIIDTDSHSTNGFSVLQYGVDQARRAGLTKTDVANAASWPEFKKRLRSS, encoded by the coding sequence ATGCAGAACCAACACATTGCCGCTCTGTTTAACGAAGTCGCGGACCTGCTGGAGATCCAGGGCGCGAATTCATTTCGTGTTCGCGCTTATCGTAACGGAGCGAGAACTCTGGAAAATCTCTCGCAGTCAGTCGCGGAACTGGTGGCGGCACCTGGGGGAGGCCTCGAGACTCTCGATGGAATTGGGAAAGATCTGGCTTCGAAAATCGCCGTCGTACTCCAGACGGGGCAACTGCCACAATTGGAAGAATTGAGGCAGCAGGTCCCCGCCGGTGTCGTAGAGATGCTGCGGATACCCGGCCTTGGCCCGAAGAAAGTCGCGGCGCTGTTTCATGAACTGACGATTACGTCCCTCGAACAATTGAAAATCGCCTGCGAGGCGGGGAAGGTCGCAGAGCTGAAGGGGTTCGGCAAGAAGACCGAGAAATCGATTCTCGAAGGACTGCCCCACGCCCTGGAAGCAGGCAAGCGATTCCTGATCAGCGTCGCCAGAGCATCCGCGGACGAGATTGTCGCAGACCTAAAACAACTGCCGACGGTTAGCCAGGTCTCTGTGGCAGGTTCGTGTCGCCGTCGGAAAGAGACTTGCGGCGATCTGGATATTCTCGCGACTGCCGACGATTCCACAGTGGTCATGGACCGTTTGGCCGCGCATCCGCTGGTTGAAAAAGTGCTGGCACGGGGCGAAACCAAAGAACGGGTTCGACTACACACTGGGATCGAACTCGATCTGCGTGTCGTCCCCATCGAATCGTACGGGGCCGCGATGCAGTACTTCACGGGTTCCAAAGAGCACAACATTGTCATCCGCAAGCGGGCCATCGAACGCGGTCTTAAGGTCAACGAATACGGAGTCTTCCGAGGTGACGAATACGTCGCGGGAAAGACGGAAGAAGACGTCTACGCCGCCGTGGGCCTGCCGGTCATCCCACCGGAACTCCGTGAGAATCGTGGTGAAATCGAAGCGGCCGAAGCGGGTACACTGCCGAAGTTGATTGAAGTTGCCGACATTCAAGGCGATCTACACATGCATACCACGGCGTCGGACGGAAAGGGAACGATCCGCGAGATGGCCGAAGCGGCGCGTGCTCGCGGACTCAAGTACATCGCCATCACCGATCATTCGAAGCGAGTCAGCATGGCCAACGGGCTTGATGCGACTCGTCTGCGGCAACATTGGGACGAAATCCGAAAAGTCCGCAACGAAGTTTCTGGGATCGAGATTCTGTGCGGAATCGAATGTGACATTCTCGAAGACGCGACGCTTGACCTGGATGACGAGGTCTTGTCGGAAGCGGACTGGGTGATTGCCGTCCTGCACTATGGCTTAAAGCAACCACGCGAGCAGATCATGCTGCGACTGCTAAACGCGATCCGTAACCCAAACGTCCACGCAATCGGCCATCCGACCGGTCGCATGCTTACCAATCGACAGCCCGCGGACATCGATTTTACGACGTTTTTCAAAGCCGCAGCGGATCACGGCGTGATGCTGGAGATCAACGCCAGCCCCGAACGACTGGATCTGGACGATGTGCATGCGGCCGCAGCCAAAACACATGGAATTCCGATTATCATCGATACGGACTCTCATAGTACGAACGGCTTCAGCGTCTTGCAGTATGGAGTCGATCAGGCGCGCCGAGCTGGCCTGACGAAAACCGATGTCGCCAATGCTGCGTCATGGCCCGAATTCAAGAAACGACTCCGGTCCTCATAG
- a CDS encoding AhpC/TSA family protein, which translates to MPSWVPTLLKLAAVYNLAWGTFVVLYPRLPFDWLGLDVPNYPSIVQCLGMVIGVYGIGYWIAARDAATHWPIVLVGLLGKVFGPIGFVYTAFHGNLPWSMGLTILTNDVAWWLPFCAILVHAARIDEARLARETGLSLEQALRAAILPDGQSVYERSFQSPLLLVCVRHLGCTFCREMLADLGRQRDDVIRAGLTPVVVSMGTVAQAAPMLLAYGLNDVAHLSDPERRLYRALELPFGSFAQLFGCKTVWRAVAEGVVLRFGFGRMVGNGLQLSGTFVVRNGIIEQAHRHTSTADRADFKNLACGVTSGSMRTGVVS; encoded by the coding sequence ATGCCTTCTTGGGTCCCGACCCTGCTTAAACTTGCTGCGGTCTACAATTTGGCCTGGGGAACTTTCGTCGTCTTGTATCCTCGCCTGCCCTTCGATTGGTTGGGGCTGGACGTTCCTAACTATCCCTCGATCGTCCAGTGCCTGGGCATGGTGATCGGTGTGTATGGCATCGGCTATTGGATCGCCGCGCGCGATGCGGCGACGCACTGGCCGATCGTTTTGGTCGGCCTTCTGGGAAAAGTGTTTGGTCCGATCGGCTTTGTCTACACCGCTTTCCACGGGAATTTACCGTGGAGTATGGGGCTGACGATTCTGACAAACGATGTGGCTTGGTGGTTGCCGTTCTGTGCGATTCTGGTCCACGCCGCACGAATTGACGAAGCCCGATTGGCGCGAGAAACAGGTTTGTCGCTCGAACAAGCACTTCGGGCGGCGATTCTGCCGGATGGTCAAAGCGTATACGAACGGTCATTTCAGTCTCCCCTCCTGTTGGTGTGCGTTCGCCATCTTGGCTGCACATTCTGCCGCGAGATGCTGGCGGACCTGGGGCGTCAGCGAGATGACGTTATTCGAGCAGGATTAACCCCCGTTGTCGTCTCGATGGGAACCGTAGCTCAAGCCGCACCGATGTTGCTCGCGTATGGTCTTAACGACGTGGCACATCTCAGTGATCCGGAACGCCGCCTTTACCGCGCTCTGGAATTACCTTTTGGTTCGTTTGCTCAGCTTTTTGGTTGTAAGACGGTGTGGCGGGCGGTCGCAGAAGGTGTCGTGCTGCGGTTTGGATTTGGTCGCATGGTCGGAAATGGATTGCAATTGTCCGGAACGTTCGTTGTCCGGAATGGCATCATTGAACAGGCCCACCGTCACACATCGACGGCGGACCGTGCCGATTTCAAGAATCTGGCATGCGGTGTGACATCGGGGTCTATGAGGACCGGAGTCGTTTCTTGA
- a CDS encoding VWA domain-containing protein yields the protein MAPTKTSSRSRTTIPDWLPHVILLPSLFSLLSHGLLLLTFMVTLRSCQHAPIGFTNEETRELGIVIKQVGDNPDAIVTGEFREGESAETTATATSDSLAPVRATPEQPPIETSLPKLESPQRVGPGVNLPVGAAVTDPRQPVTSGGGQRPAAAGIVGGVPGAAFMGSKDQGSKVVFVIDASGSMTAHSSMQVAKSALISSLQSLESNQQFLIIFYDDKPSMLNLRDAHKPQLYDASEINKTIARQKIAGIQPGTGTQHVPALEMALRLRPEVIFFLTDAQEPPIHPGELEHLRQMNAQKTRIHCIEFGVGQEVSEAVSPSNFLRKLSRQNGGTYRYFDVTKFDRTRQK from the coding sequence ATGGCACCGACGAAAACATCTTCGCGATCTCGAACAACGATACCAGACTGGTTGCCGCACGTCATTTTGCTGCCAAGTTTGTTTTCTCTTTTGTCACATGGACTCTTGTTGCTGACGTTCATGGTGACTCTACGGAGTTGTCAACACGCACCAATCGGTTTCACGAACGAGGAAACGCGTGAACTGGGGATCGTCATCAAGCAGGTTGGTGACAACCCCGACGCGATTGTGACAGGCGAGTTTCGGGAAGGCGAAAGTGCCGAGACCACCGCCACCGCAACAAGTGATTCACTGGCGCCAGTTCGCGCGACACCCGAACAACCACCGATCGAGACATCCCTGCCAAAGTTGGAATCTCCACAACGAGTTGGCCCCGGTGTGAATTTGCCAGTGGGCGCGGCCGTCACCGATCCGCGGCAACCCGTCACGTCTGGTGGCGGCCAGCGGCCCGCGGCGGCTGGCATCGTCGGTGGTGTACCTGGCGCCGCATTCATGGGATCAAAGGACCAGGGTTCAAAGGTTGTCTTCGTCATTGATGCATCCGGCAGTATGACGGCACACAGCTCGATGCAAGTCGCGAAATCAGCCTTGATCTCAAGCCTGCAATCGCTCGAATCAAATCAGCAGTTTCTGATTATTTTTTACGACGACAAACCGTCCATGCTCAATCTGCGTGATGCCCACAAGCCGCAACTCTATGACGCCTCCGAAATCAACAAGACCATCGCACGGCAGAAAATTGCGGGAATTCAACCGGGAACAGGGACTCAACACGTACCGGCTCTTGAAATGGCACTGCGGCTTCGGCCCGAAGTGATTTTTTTTCTCACCGATGCCCAGGAACCGCCGATTCATCCCGGCGAGCTTGAACATTTGCGGCAGATGAATGCGCAGAAGACGCGAATTCACTGCATCGAATTTGGCGTTGGGCAAGAAGTCTCGGAAGCGGTCTCGCCCAGCAACTTCTTGCGGAAGCTCTCGCGGCAGAATGGCGGTACGTATCGATACTTTGACGTCACGAAGTTCGATCGGACAAGGCAGAAGTAG
- a CDS encoding ABC transporter ATP-binding protein, producing the protein MIEVKHVSKVHRQGRLEVPALTDISCQIPTGSFTFILGPSGSGKSTLLYLMGALDEPTSGSIVVDGVSLQGMSTRERDQFRREQAGFIFQSFNLLSNLTALENVLVPFLPNGVIAGQRRKAVDLLDRLGLGARSEHRPNQLSGGEQQRVAIARALLKRPKLVLADEPTGELDSANSVAILKDLRDLCREQQSTVIVVTHEHEYIQPGDHQIRIRDGRVME; encoded by the coding sequence ATGATCGAGGTCAAGCATGTTTCCAAGGTTCATAGGCAAGGTCGTCTGGAAGTACCGGCTTTAACCGATATCTCGTGCCAGATTCCCACTGGTTCTTTCACATTCATTCTGGGCCCGTCGGGGAGCGGCAAAAGCACCCTGCTCTATCTGATGGGCGCACTCGATGAACCGACGAGCGGATCGATTGTTGTTGATGGCGTTTCGCTGCAAGGGATGAGCACGCGGGAGCGTGATCAATTTCGCCGTGAACAGGCCGGCTTTATCTTTCAAAGCTTCAATCTGCTCTCGAATTTGACCGCGCTGGAAAACGTGCTTGTACCGTTTTTGCCGAATGGGGTGATTGCGGGACAAAGGCGAAAGGCGGTCGATTTACTCGACCGCCTGGGTCTCGGTGCCCGGAGTGAACACCGCCCGAATCAGCTCTCTGGCGGCGAGCAGCAACGAGTGGCTATCGCGCGAGCCTTGTTGAAGCGACCTAAACTTGTGCTTGCCGACGAACCGACGGGCGAACTCGATTCAGCGAATTCGGTCGCGATCTTGAAAGACTTACGCGACCTGTGTCGCGAACAGCAGTCGACGGTCATTGTGGTGACGCACGAACACGAATACATCCAGCCGGGTGACCATCAAATTCGGATTCGAGACGGCCGAGTCATGGAATGA
- a CDS encoding cyanophycin metabolism-associated DUF1854 family protein — protein MTELTSLTFSHDAWGRLLMTYGDGRTCSGVEPIRCFPITDPESSIALVDSDGHELLTLPTLNALNPTARKVLELELSARDFVPVIRRVISASNPNPPCRWVVETDRGETSFQLESEDDIRKLGPHRIMVADSNGIRYSIPDTRQLDSATQRIVQRLV, from the coding sequence ATGACCGAATTGACTTCGCTGACGTTCAGCCACGATGCCTGGGGCCGCTTACTGATGACCTATGGGGATGGTCGCACTTGCTCCGGCGTTGAGCCGATCCGTTGCTTTCCAATCACTGATCCAGAAAGTTCAATCGCACTGGTCGATTCTGACGGACATGAACTTCTCACGTTGCCCACTCTGAATGCTCTCAATCCAACTGCCAGAAAAGTGTTGGAATTGGAACTTTCGGCACGCGATTTCGTTCCCGTTATTCGGCGTGTGATTTCGGCGAGCAATCCGAATCCGCCGTGTCGCTGGGTCGTTGAGACTGATCGCGGTGAAACGAGCTTTCAATTGGAGAGCGAGGACGACATTCGCAAGTTGGGTCCGCATCGCATCATGGTCGCAGACTCGAACGGAATTCGCTATTCGATCCCCGATACAAGGCAACTCGACTCTGCAACGCAACGAATCGTGCAGCGTTTGGTTTGA
- a CDS encoding DEAD/DEAH box helicase — MSFADLGLCEPIVNAVTAEGYENPTPIQAQAIPHVMQGRDLFGCAQTGTGKTAAFSLPIIHRLMEAGVPSAKARRPIRALILAPTRELAIQIADCILAYSQKTHIRHTLVFGGVSQVPQVRALQRGVDIVIATPGRLCDLMGQGHVDLSHVETFVLDEADRMLDMGFIHDIRHIAERVPKQRQTLFFSATMPREIRELSSSLLRNPVAVEITPVATAAETVEQAIFIVPQSNKPRLLHTLLAESAVTRSLVFTRTKHGADKVLRHLMQAGIRADAIHGGKTQSKRQRALADFKANRLRVLVATDIAARGIDVDGISHVINYDMPVEIESYVHRIGRTGRAGATGIAWTFCDPAERSKLRAIERAIRQPIEIRKLPTLMAPPAPTAVNHEFETREPHRPARPTSGSAAPPRRSQNQSGESIPQTERRAFGQNRPGGSSRRRNYSSR, encoded by the coding sequence TTGAGTTTTGCTGATCTCGGGCTTTGTGAGCCTATTGTCAATGCGGTCACGGCGGAAGGATACGAAAATCCAACCCCAATTCAGGCCCAGGCGATCCCCCATGTCATGCAGGGACGCGATTTGTTTGGTTGTGCTCAAACGGGTACAGGAAAGACGGCGGCGTTTTCATTGCCGATCATTCATCGTTTGATGGAAGCTGGCGTCCCATCCGCCAAGGCTCGTCGTCCCATTCGAGCATTAATTCTTGCTCCGACGCGAGAATTGGCGATTCAGATCGCCGATTGTATTCTGGCATACAGTCAAAAGACGCATATTCGTCACACGTTGGTGTTCGGTGGTGTCAGTCAGGTTCCTCAGGTTCGCGCCCTGCAACGCGGAGTCGACATCGTCATCGCCACCCCCGGTCGCCTGTGCGATCTGATGGGACAAGGACACGTCGATCTCAGTCATGTCGAAACGTTCGTGCTCGATGAAGCCGATCGAATGCTTGACATGGGGTTCATTCACGACATTCGACATATCGCCGAACGCGTCCCCAAGCAACGACAAACGTTGTTCTTTTCGGCGACGATGCCGCGAGAGATTCGTGAACTGTCATCGTCGCTGTTGCGCAATCCCGTCGCGGTTGAGATCACTCCGGTTGCGACGGCTGCAGAAACAGTTGAGCAAGCGATTTTCATCGTACCTCAATCGAACAAGCCGCGCCTGCTCCACACATTGCTGGCAGAGTCCGCGGTCACTCGATCGCTGGTTTTCACTCGGACCAAGCATGGGGCGGACAAGGTATTGCGCCACTTGATGCAGGCTGGAATTCGCGCCGATGCGATCCATGGTGGAAAGACCCAATCCAAGCGGCAACGCGCCCTGGCCGACTTCAAGGCGAACCGCTTGCGCGTGCTCGTCGCGACCGATATTGCCGCTCGCGGAATCGATGTCGACGGAATTTCGCATGTCATTAATTACGACATGCCCGTTGAAATTGAATCCTACGTGCATCGTATTGGTCGCACGGGACGAGCGGGTGCGACAGGAATCGCCTGGACATTCTGTGACCCTGCCGAACGCTCAAAGTTGCGCGCGATTGAACGTGCCATTCGGCAGCCGATCGAAATTCGAAAGCTGCCAACATTGATGGCGCCGCCAGCACCGACTGCGGTAAATCATGAATTCGAGACTCGTGAGCCGCATCGCCCTGCTCGTCCAACGAGCGGCAGCGCTGCGCCTCCCCGTCGGTCTCAGAACCAATCGGGTGAATCGATTCCGCAAACTGAGCGTCGTGCGTTCGGGCAGAATCGTCCTGGTGGATCGTCGAGACGTCGCAATTACAGCAGCCGCTAG
- a CDS encoding NAD(P)H-dependent oxidoreductase, which yields MKPVPNDVVERQLAWRYATKMFDPAKIISDENWQTLEQTLVLTPSSFGLQPWKFVVITNHEVRAKLKLASWHQAQIVDASHLVVFAIRKNLSVTDIDAYIARIAEVRGTTVDSLAGFRKMLVGTMSKPPIDINEWAARQVYIAIGFFMATAALMGIDVCPIEGFEPEKYDQILDLTSQGYSACVVAAAGFRSDADKYANLPKVRFRTDDVIQRIS from the coding sequence ATGAAGCCTGTGCCCAATGACGTCGTCGAACGTCAACTCGCCTGGCGATACGCGACCAAGATGTTCGACCCGGCAAAGATCATCTCGGACGAGAATTGGCAGACACTGGAACAGACACTTGTTCTGACCCCGTCGTCGTTTGGGCTGCAGCCTTGGAAATTTGTCGTCATCACAAACCACGAAGTCCGTGCGAAGCTCAAACTTGCCAGTTGGCATCAGGCCCAAATCGTCGATGCCTCGCACCTGGTCGTATTTGCCATCCGAAAGAACTTGAGCGTCACCGACATCGACGCGTACATCGCCCGCATCGCGGAAGTGCGCGGGACCACGGTCGATTCACTGGCAGGTTTTCGCAAAATGCTGGTCGGGACCATGTCGAAGCCCCCCATCGACATCAACGAATGGGCCGCGCGCCAGGTCTACATTGCAATCGGATTCTTCATGGCAACCGCCGCCCTCATGGGCATCGACGTTTGTCCAATCGAGGGTTTCGAACCCGAAAAATACGATCAGATTCTGGATCTCACTTCGCAGGGATACAGCGCGTGCGTGGTCGCGGCGGCTGGATTCCGATCCGATGCGGACAAATACGCCAACCTGCCCAAGGTCCGCTTCAGGACCGACGACGTCATCCAGCGAATCTCGTGA